From a single Kitasatospora sp. NBC_00458 genomic region:
- a CDS encoding FAD-binding oxidoreductase: MIETTGPVYRPGDDGYDAQRTGYNLALDHHPALVVAAADADDVAAAVRYAEGHGLAVAVRATGHGISVPTDGQLVISTAGLKGVTVDPAARTATLGAGVRWHEVLAATAPHGLAPLSGSNPDVGAVGYTLGGGIGLLGRRYGYAADHVRRLDVVTADGRLRTATPDTEPDLFWALRGGKDNFGVVVAMEIDLVPVAGLLGGGLYFPAESASAALHGWAEWSRTVPEELATSAQLIRYPDLPVLPEPLRGRYAAVLRVAWSGPTGEGEDWIKPLRALGTPLLDTIRELPFQDAGTIHHEPPFAHPAYDRNSALRELAPETVDTVLDVAGPDADSPLIVEIRLQGGAYSREPAVPNAVGGRDAGYLAFSTSLIEPGGLDALRTAHRTLHERLGPWSTGGAFANFFGFDAADPETVRTAYPEAVHRRLAELKAVYDPGNLFRLNFNIPPAV, encoded by the coding sequence ATGATCGAGACCACAGGACCGGTGTACCGGCCGGGCGACGACGGCTACGACGCCCAGCGGACCGGCTACAACCTCGCGTTGGACCACCACCCCGCACTGGTGGTGGCCGCCGCCGACGCCGACGACGTCGCGGCCGCCGTCCGGTACGCCGAAGGCCACGGCCTCGCCGTCGCCGTCCGCGCCACCGGCCACGGCATCTCCGTACCCACCGACGGCCAGCTCGTCATCAGCACCGCCGGGCTGAAGGGCGTCACGGTCGACCCGGCCGCCCGCACCGCGACCCTCGGGGCCGGCGTCCGCTGGCACGAGGTGCTCGCCGCCACCGCGCCGCACGGCCTCGCGCCGCTCAGCGGCTCCAACCCCGACGTCGGCGCCGTCGGCTACACCCTCGGCGGCGGCATCGGCCTCCTCGGCCGCCGCTACGGCTACGCCGCCGACCACGTCCGCCGCCTCGACGTGGTCACCGCCGACGGCCGGCTGCGCACCGCCACCCCCGACACCGAACCCGACCTGTTCTGGGCCCTGCGCGGCGGCAAGGACAACTTCGGCGTCGTCGTCGCCATGGAGATCGACCTCGTCCCCGTCGCCGGCCTGCTCGGCGGCGGCCTCTACTTCCCCGCCGAGTCCGCCTCCGCCGCGCTGCACGGCTGGGCCGAGTGGAGCCGGACCGTCCCCGAGGAACTCGCCACCTCCGCCCAGCTGATCCGCTACCCCGACCTGCCCGTGCTGCCCGAACCGCTCCGCGGCCGCTACGCCGCCGTCCTCCGGGTGGCCTGGAGCGGCCCCACCGGCGAGGGGGAGGACTGGATCAAGCCGCTGCGGGCCCTCGGCACCCCGCTCCTCGACACCATCCGCGAGCTGCCCTTCCAGGACGCCGGCACCATCCACCACGAGCCGCCGTTCGCGCACCCCGCGTACGACCGCAACAGCGCGCTGCGCGAGCTCGCCCCCGAGACCGTGGACACCGTCCTCGACGTCGCCGGGCCGGACGCCGACAGCCCGCTGATCGTCGAGATCCGCCTCCAGGGCGGCGCCTACTCCCGCGAACCGGCCGTGCCGAACGCGGTCGGCGGCCGCGACGCCGGCTACCTGGCCTTCTCCACCAGCCTGATCGAACCGGGCGGCCTCGACGCACTGCGCACCGCCCACCGCACCCTGCACGAGCGCCTGGGCCCGTGGTCCACCGGCGGCGCCTTCGCCAACTTCTTCGGCTTCGACGCCGCCGACCCGGAGACCGTCCGCACCGCCTACCCCGAGGCCGTCCACCGCCGGCTCGCCGAGCTCAAGGCGGTGTACGACCCGGGGAACCTCTTCCGCCTGAACTTCAACATCCCGCCCGCCGTCTGA
- a CDS encoding SigE family RNA polymerase sigma factor, with product MGAKKAERDFEFNAFMTGAWPRLMRTAFLLAGDRYLAEDLAQTALERTYAAWGRVTRADEPYAYVRRILINEHARRFRRKPPERLVTAVPEQVGPDGFAQLDDRAALVAALGTLPPGQRQAVVLRYWEDLSESQAAAAMGCSVGTVKSQASKGIAKLRELSSLNTRTSIGGAA from the coding sequence ATGGGAGCCAAGAAGGCCGAGCGGGACTTCGAGTTCAACGCGTTCATGACCGGTGCCTGGCCACGCCTGATGCGGACGGCGTTCCTGCTGGCGGGGGACCGCTACCTGGCGGAGGACCTGGCCCAGACGGCGCTGGAGCGGACGTACGCGGCCTGGGGGAGGGTCACCCGGGCCGACGAGCCGTACGCCTACGTGCGGCGGATCCTGATCAACGAACACGCCCGCCGGTTCCGGCGGAAGCCGCCCGAGCGGCTGGTCACCGCCGTGCCGGAGCAGGTCGGCCCGGACGGCTTCGCACAGCTCGACGACCGCGCCGCGCTCGTCGCGGCACTCGGCACCCTGCCGCCCGGGCAGCGCCAGGCGGTGGTGCTGCGCTACTGGGAGGACCTCAGCGAGTCCCAGGCCGCCGCGGCCATGGGCTGCTCGGTGGGCACGGTCAAGAGCCAGGCCTCGAAGGGGATCGCCAAGCTGCGCGAGCTCTCCTC